One Citrobacter amalonaticus genomic window carries:
- the mzrA gene encoding EnvZ/OmpR regulon moderator MzrA — protein sequence MLKPRITLKQLAWSTAFLLALSAMLLVWSAVRQQESTLAIRAVHQGASVPDGFSIWHHLDANGIRFKSITPKNDTLLITFDSSAQSAAAKAVLDKTLPHGYIIAQQDDSNQAVQWLSRLRDTPHRVG from the coding sequence ATGCTGAAACCGCGCATAACGCTTAAACAACTGGCCTGGAGCACCGCCTTTCTGCTGGCGTTGAGCGCCATGCTGTTAGTCTGGTCAGCCGTTCGTCAGCAAGAATCCACGCTGGCGATCCGTGCCGTTCACCAGGGGGCCAGCGTGCCGGACGGCTTCTCGATCTGGCATCACCTCGACGCTAACGGCATTCGTTTTAAAAGCATTACACCGAAGAATGACACTCTGCTCATCACTTTCGATTCCAGCGCCCAGAGTGCCGCCGCCAAAGCGGTGCTCGACAAAACGCTGCCGCACGGCTACATCATTGCCCAGCAGGATGATAGCAATCAGGCCGTCCAGTGGTTGTCACGTTTACGCGACACTCCACATCGGGTAGGGTAA
- a CDS encoding glutathione S-transferase family protein codes for MGQLIDGVWHDTWYDTKSTGGKFQRSVSAFRNWLTPDGAPGPSGEGGFAAEKDRYHLYVSLACPWAHRTLILRKLKGLEPFISVSVVNPLMLENGWTFDDDFPAATGDTLYQHEFLYQLYLHADPHYSGRVTVPVLWDKKNHTIVSNESAEIIRMFNTAFDAQGAKAGDYYPPELRNKIDELNGWIYDNVNNGVYKAGFATSQQAYDDAVENVFTALARLEQILGQHRYLTGNRLTEADIRLWTTLIRFDPVYVTHFKCDKHRISDYLNLYGFLRDIYQMPGIAETVNFDHIRNHYFRSHKTINPTGIISIGPWQDLDEPHGRDSRFKE; via the coding sequence ATGGGACAACTGATCGACGGCGTCTGGCATGACACCTGGTATGACACCAAATCCACCGGGGGCAAATTTCAACGTTCGGTATCGGCATTCCGCAACTGGCTCACGCCGGATGGCGCGCCGGGCCCTTCCGGCGAAGGCGGTTTTGCGGCAGAAAAAGACCGCTATCACCTGTATGTTTCTCTCGCCTGTCCATGGGCGCACCGTACGTTAATTCTGCGTAAGCTCAAGGGACTGGAGCCGTTTATCTCCGTCTCGGTCGTGAATCCACTGATGCTGGAAAACGGCTGGACTTTTGACGATGATTTCCCGGCGGCCACAGGCGATACCTTATATCAGCACGAATTTCTGTATCAGCTTTACCTGCACGCCGATCCCCATTACAGCGGCCGCGTCACCGTGCCAGTCTTGTGGGATAAAAAGAACCATACGATTGTCAGTAATGAATCTGCTGAAATCATTCGCATGTTCAATACGGCGTTCGATGCGCAGGGTGCAAAAGCCGGGGACTACTATCCCCCTGAACTGCGCAACAAGATCGACGAACTGAACGGCTGGATTTATGACAACGTTAACAATGGCGTCTATAAAGCGGGCTTCGCCACCAGTCAGCAAGCCTATGATGACGCGGTAGAAAACGTCTTTACCGCGCTGGCGCGACTGGAGCAGATCCTCGGTCAGCATCGCTATCTGACAGGTAATCGACTCACAGAGGCTGATATTCGCTTATGGACAACGCTCATCCGCTTTGATCCGGTGTATGTCACACATTTCAAATGCGACAAGCATCGCATCAGCGACTATCTCAACCTGTATGGTTTTCTGCGTGATATTTATCAGATGCCAGGCATCGCGGAAACGGTCAATTTTGATCATATTCGCAATCACTATTTCCGCAGTCATAAGACCATTAACCCGACGGGCATTATCTCCATTGGCCCGTGGCAGGATCTCGACGAACCGCACGGGCGTGACAGCCGTTTCAAAGAGTGA
- a CDS encoding phage holin family protein has product MADPHHAQGPGKSVLGIGQRIVTLLVEMVETRLRLAVVELEEEKANLFQLLLMLGLTMLFAAFGLMSLMVLIIWAVDPQYRLNAMIATTVVLLALALIGGIWTLRKARRSTLLRHTRHELANDRQLLEEESRER; this is encoded by the coding sequence ATGGCGGATCCTCATCACGCACAAGGGCCCGGGAAAAGCGTTCTGGGTATCGGGCAGCGGATTGTCACTCTTCTCGTTGAGATGGTGGAAACGCGGTTGCGTCTGGCCGTCGTCGAGCTTGAAGAAGAAAAGGCGAACCTTTTTCAGCTTCTGCTGATGCTGGGACTCACCATGCTTTTCGCTGCATTTGGTTTGATGAGCCTGATGGTGTTAATCATCTGGGCCGTCGACCCGCAGTATCGGCTCAATGCGATGATTGCCACCACGGTCGTTCTGCTGGCTCTGGCGCTTATTGGCGGAATATGGACGCTGCGAAAAGCGCGGCGCTCCACGTTATTGCGCCATACCCGCCATGAACTGGCGAATGACCGGCAATTGCTCGAGGAGGAGAGCCGTGAGCGGTAA
- a CDS encoding DoxX family protein, with protein MKKLEDVGVLVARILMPILFITAGWGKITGYAGTQQYMEAMGVPGFLLPLTILLEFGGGLAILFGFLTRTTALFTAGFTLLTAFIFHSNFAEGVNSLMFMKNLTIAGGFLLLGITGPGAFSIDRVLNKKW; from the coding sequence ATGAAAAAATTAGAAGATGTTGGTGTACTGGTAGCGCGTATTCTGATGCCAATCCTGTTTATTACTGCAGGTTGGGGAAAAATCACCGGTTACGCAGGTACCCAACAGTATATGGAAGCGATGGGCGTTCCGGGATTCCTGCTGCCACTGACCATTTTGCTTGAGTTCGGCGGCGGTCTGGCGATTCTGTTCGGTTTCCTGACCCGTACCACCGCGCTGTTTACCGCAGGCTTTACACTGCTGACCGCGTTTATCTTCCACAGCAACTTTGCAGAAGGCGTGAACTCACTGATGTTCATGAAAAACCTGACCATCGCTGGCGGCTTCCTGCTGCTGGGCATCACCGGTCCGGGCGCATTCAGTATCGACCGTGTACTGAACAAAAAGTGGTAA
- a CDS encoding UxaA family hydrolase has product MQYIKIHVQDNVAVALADLAQGTEVTVDNHTVTLRQDVARGHKFALSDIKKGAYVIKYGQPIGHALADIAAGEHIHAHNTRTNLSDLDEYSYQPDFQDLPAQPADRDVQIYRRANGDVGVRNELWILPTVGCVNGIARQIQSRFLKETHDAEGTDGVFLFSHTYGCSQLGDDHINTRTMLQNMVRHPNAGAVLVIGLGCENNQVDAFRETLGDFDPERVHFMICQHQDDEVEAGVEHLHQLYDVMRHDKREPGKLSELKFGLECGGSDGLSGITANPMLGRFSDYMIANGGTTVLTEVPEMFGAEQLLMSHCRDEETFGKLVTMVNDFKQYFIAHNQPIYENPSPGNKAGGITTLEDKSLGCTQKAGSSQVVDVLRYGERLKTHGLNLLSAPGNDAVATSALAGAGCHMVLFSTGRGTPYGGFVPTVKIATNSELAAKKKHWIDFDAGQLIHGKAMPQLLNEFVDTIVDFANGKPTCNERNDFRELAIFKSGVTL; this is encoded by the coding sequence ATGCAATACATCAAAATCCATGTGCAGGATAACGTTGCGGTCGCGCTGGCTGATTTGGCGCAGGGAACAGAAGTCACTGTGGACAACCACACCGTAACGCTTCGCCAGGATGTTGCTCGCGGACATAAATTTGCTCTGAGTGACATTAAGAAAGGGGCGTACGTGATTAAGTATGGCCAGCCTATCGGCCATGCTTTGGCGGACATTGCGGCGGGTGAACATATTCACGCCCACAATACTCGCACCAATCTGAGCGATTTGGATGAGTATAGCTATCAACCTGATTTTCAGGATCTCCCTGCGCAACCAGCGGATCGCGACGTGCAGATTTATCGTCGCGCTAACGGGGACGTCGGGGTACGAAACGAACTCTGGATCCTGCCAACCGTTGGCTGCGTCAACGGGATTGCGCGCCAGATCCAGAGCCGTTTCCTGAAAGAGACCCATGATGCCGAGGGCACCGACGGTGTCTTCCTGTTCAGCCACACTTACGGCTGCTCGCAGCTTGGCGACGATCACATCAATACCCGGACGATGCTGCAAAACATGGTCCGTCACCCGAATGCCGGCGCGGTGCTGGTGATTGGCCTGGGGTGTGAAAACAACCAGGTCGATGCTTTCCGCGAAACGCTGGGCGACTTCGATCCTGAACGCGTGCACTTTATGATTTGTCAGCATCAGGACGATGAAGTGGAGGCCGGAGTTGAGCATCTCCATCAGCTTTATGACGTGATGCGTCATGACAAACGCGAGCCGGGGAAACTGAGCGAGCTGAAGTTTGGTCTGGAGTGTGGCGGTTCTGACGGGCTTTCCGGGATCACCGCGAATCCGATGCTCGGTCGCTTCTCTGACTACATGATTGCCAACGGCGGCACCACCGTGCTGACCGAAGTGCCGGAGATGTTCGGTGCGGAGCAACTGCTGATGAGTCACTGTCGCGACGAAGAGACGTTCGGCAAACTGGTCACCATGGTCAATGACTTCAAGCAGTATTTTATCGCCCACAACCAGCCGATTTACGAGAACCCCTCGCCGGGTAACAAAGCCGGTGGGATCACCACACTGGAAGATAAGTCGCTGGGCTGCACGCAGAAAGCGGGTTCCAGCCAGGTGGTTGACGTGCTGCGCTACGGCGAGCGTCTGAAAACCCACGGGCTGAATCTGCTGAGCGCGCCGGGCAATGATGCGGTTGCTACCAGTGCGCTGGCGGGGGCCGGTTGTCATATGGTGTTGTTCAGCACCGGTCGCGGTACCCCTTACGGCGGATTTGTGCCGACGGTGAAAATCGCCACCAACAGTGAACTGGCCGCGAAGAAAAAGCACTGGATCGACTTTGATGCGGGTCAGTTGATTCACGGCAAAGCGATGCCGCAACTGCTGAATGAGTTCGTGGATACCATCGTCGATTTTGCGAACGGCAAGCCGACCTGTAACGAACGCAATGATTTCCGCGAACTGGCTATCTTTAAAAGCGGCGTAACGTTGTAA
- the exuT gene encoding hexuronate transporter ExuT, with protein MRKIKGLRWYMIALVTLGTVLGYLTRNTVAAAAPTLMEELHISTQQYSYIIAAYSAAYTVMQPVAGYVLDILGTKIGYAMFAVLWAVFCGATALAGSWGGLALARGAVGAAEAAMIPAGLKASSEWFPAKERSIAVGYFNVGSSIGAMIAPPLVVWAIVMHSWQMAFIISGVLSFIWAMSWLIFYKHPRDQKKLTDEERDYIINGQEAQHKNSTKKKMSLAQILRNRQFWGIALPRFLAEPAWGTFNAWIPLFMFKVYGFNLKEIAMFAWMPMLFADLGCIVGGYLPPLFQRWFGVNLIVSRKMVVTLGAVLMIGPGMIGLFTSPYIAIMLLCIGGFAHQALSGALITLSSDVFGRNEVATANGLTGMSAWLASTLFALVVGALADTIGFSPLFAVLAVFDLLGALVIWTVLQNKPASDVDSGPQFDEPAAQS; from the coding sequence ATGCGTAAAATTAAAGGGTTACGTTGGTACATGATTGCGCTGGTGACGCTAGGCACCGTGCTGGGTTACCTGACGCGTAACACTGTGGCGGCAGCGGCGCCAACTCTGATGGAAGAGTTGCACATCTCCACCCAACAGTACTCCTATATCATCGCAGCCTATTCTGCTGCTTACACTGTCATGCAACCTGTTGCCGGCTATGTGCTGGATATACTGGGTACCAAAATAGGCTACGCAATGTTTGCCGTGCTATGGGCCGTTTTCTGTGGCGCAACCGCGCTGGCAGGAAGCTGGGGTGGCCTGGCGCTGGCGCGTGGCGCGGTCGGTGCGGCAGAAGCCGCGATGATCCCGGCGGGACTGAAAGCCAGTTCCGAATGGTTCCCGGCGAAAGAGCGCTCCATTGCAGTCGGCTACTTTAACGTCGGCTCCTCTATCGGTGCGATGATTGCCCCGCCGCTGGTTGTCTGGGCGATCGTGATGCACAGCTGGCAGATGGCGTTCATCATCTCTGGTGTCCTGAGCTTCATCTGGGCCATGTCCTGGCTTATCTTCTATAAGCATCCGCGTGACCAGAAAAAACTGACGGACGAAGAGCGCGACTACATTATTAATGGTCAGGAAGCGCAGCACAAAAACAGCACCAAAAAGAAAATGTCACTCGCGCAGATCCTGCGTAACCGCCAGTTCTGGGGTATCGCCCTGCCGCGTTTCCTGGCAGAACCGGCCTGGGGGACGTTTAACGCCTGGATCCCGCTGTTCATGTTCAAAGTCTATGGCTTTAACCTGAAAGAAATTGCGATGTTCGCCTGGATGCCGATGCTGTTTGCAGACCTCGGTTGCATCGTGGGTGGCTATCTGCCGCCGCTGTTCCAGCGCTGGTTTGGCGTTAACCTTATTGTCTCGCGCAAAATGGTCGTTACGCTGGGCGCCGTACTGATGATTGGCCCAGGGATGATCGGTCTGTTCACCAGCCCATACATCGCCATCATGCTGCTGTGTATTGGTGGTTTTGCTCACCAGGCTCTGTCCGGTGCGCTGATTACGCTCTCTTCTGATGTCTTTGGTCGTAACGAAGTGGCAACGGCGAACGGTCTGACCGGGATGTCCGCCTGGCTGGCGAGTACGCTGTTCGCCCTGGTGGTCGGCGCGCTGGCAGACACCATTGGCTTCAGCCCGCTGTTTGCGGTACTGGCCGTGTTCGACCTGTTGGGCGCGCTGGTTATCTGGACCGTGCTGCAAAACAAACCGGCCAGTGACGTCGATTCTGGCCCGCAGTTCGATGAACCAGCGGCGCAAAGTTAG
- a CDS encoding YqjK-like family protein: MSGKVERAQRKAQLLREIQQQRLDLSASRRDWLDATGAYDRGWNTLLSLRSWALVGSSVMAIWTIRHPNLLVRWARRGFGVWSAWRLIKKTLRSSVA; this comes from the coding sequence GTGAGCGGTAAAGTCGAACGCGCACAACGTAAGGCCCAACTGCTTCGTGAGATCCAACAGCAACGGCTGGATCTTTCAGCCAGTCGTCGTGACTGGCTGGATGCCACGGGCGCTTACGATCGTGGCTGGAACACGCTGCTGAGCTTGCGCTCCTGGGCGCTGGTCGGCAGCAGCGTGATGGCGATCTGGACGATTCGCCACCCTAACCTGCTCGTGCGTTGGGCAAGGCGCGGGTTCGGCGTCTGGAGCGCCTGGCGACTGATTAAAAAGACGCTGCGCTCATCTGTTGCCTGA
- a CDS encoding DUF805 domain-containing protein produces the protein MDWYINVLRNYIGFGGRARRKEFWMFVLVNIIFTFVLGVLDKMLGWQRAGGEGILTTIYAILVFLPSWAVQFRRLHDTDRTAWWLLLLVIPVIGWLVILIFNCQDGTPGENRFGPNPK, from the coding sequence ATGGACTGGTATATAAACGTTTTACGCAATTACATTGGTTTCGGCGGTCGGGCCCGTCGCAAAGAGTTCTGGATGTTTGTGCTGGTCAACATTATCTTCACGTTCGTTCTGGGCGTCCTGGATAAGATGCTTGGCTGGCAGCGCGCCGGAGGAGAAGGAATACTGACGACGATTTACGCGATCCTCGTCTTTTTACCCAGTTGGGCCGTTCAGTTCCGACGTCTGCACGACACTGATCGAACGGCCTGGTGGCTGTTACTGTTAGTGATTCCCGTCATCGGCTGGTTGGTGATCCTCATCTTCAACTGTCAGGACGGCACGCCAGGTGAAAACCGCTTCGGGCCAAACCCTAAGTAA
- a CDS encoding YgjV family protein, which yields MTAYWLAQGVGVLAFLIGITTFFNRDERRFRLQLAVYSATIGVHFFLMGAWPAGMSAELNTVRTLVSMRTRKLWVMALFIILTLVLGLAKLQHAMEILPIIGTLASTWALFRCKGLTVRCVMWCATACWVVHNFWLGSIGGTLIEGSFLVMNGLNIIRFWRMKRRGIDPFKIEKSVQEENPSAR from the coding sequence ATGACCGCGTATTGGCTGGCTCAGGGCGTCGGTGTGCTCGCGTTTCTGATTGGCATTACGACGTTTTTCAATCGCGATGAGCGCCGCTTCCGACTCCAGCTTGCCGTTTATAGCGCCACGATAGGCGTACACTTCTTTCTGATGGGCGCCTGGCCCGCCGGGATGAGCGCGGAACTCAATACCGTGCGTACCCTGGTGTCGATGCGCACCCGCAAACTGTGGGTGATGGCGCTGTTCATTATCCTCACGCTGGTGCTTGGGCTGGCAAAACTACAGCATGCGATGGAAATTCTGCCCATCATCGGCACGCTCGCCAGTACCTGGGCGCTGTTCCGCTGTAAAGGATTAACGGTGCGCTGCGTGATGTGGTGCGCAACTGCCTGCTGGGTGGTACACAACTTCTGGCTAGGATCGATCGGCGGTACGCTGATTGAAGGCAGTTTTCTGGTGATGAACGGGCTGAACATTATCCGCTTCTGGCGTATGAAACGCCGGGGTATCGATCCGTTCAAAATTGAGAAAAGCGTACAGGAAGAGAACCCTTCCGCCAGATGA
- a CDS encoding DUF1090 domain-containing protein, with product MKYRIAFAISLFALSAGSYANTLCQEKEQDIQREISYAEKHNNQNRINGLKKALSEVRAHCTDSKLRADHQEKIAEQKEEIAERQRDLAEAKQKGDADKIAKRERKLAEARAELKELEARDY from the coding sequence ATGAAATACCGCATCGCTTTCGCTATCTCCCTTTTCGCCCTCAGTGCCGGCAGCTACGCTAACACGCTCTGCCAGGAAAAAGAGCAGGATATTCAACGGGAAATCAGCTACGCCGAGAAGCACAATAACCAGAATCGCATCAATGGGCTGAAAAAAGCGCTCAGCGAAGTCAGGGCCCACTGTACTGACAGCAAGCTGCGTGCCGATCATCAGGAAAAAATTGCTGAGCAGAAGGAAGAAATCGCCGAACGTCAGCGCGATCTCGCCGAAGCAAAGCAAAAAGGCGATGCGGACAAAATTGCCAAACGCGAGCGTAAACTGGCTGAAGCGCGAGCGGAACTGAAAGAGCTCGAGGCTCGCGACTACTAA
- the exuR gene encoding transcriptional regulator ExuR has translation MEITEPRRLYQQLAADLKERIEQGVYLVGDKLPAERFIADEKNVSRTVVREAIIMLEVEGFVEVRKGSGIHVISNQPRHQQATDESLEFANYGPFELLQARQLIESNIAEFAATQVTKQDIMKLMAIQEQARNEKCFRDSEWDLQFHIQVALATQNSALAAIVEKMWTQRSHNPYWKKLHEHIDARTVDNWCDDHDQILKALIRKDPHAAKLAMWQHLENTKIMLFNETSDDFEFNADRYLFAENPVVHLDTAANATK, from the coding sequence ATGGAAATCACTGAACCACGACGTTTGTATCAACAACTTGCTGCTGATTTAAAAGAGCGCATCGAACAGGGTGTTTACCTGGTGGGTGATAAGTTGCCTGCAGAGCGTTTTATTGCCGATGAAAAAAATGTCAGCCGTACCGTGGTTCGTGAAGCCATCATCATGCTGGAAGTCGAAGGGTTTGTTGAGGTCCGCAAGGGTTCCGGGATCCACGTGATTTCCAATCAACCGCGCCACCAGCAGGCCACTGACGAGTCGCTGGAATTTGCCAACTACGGTCCTTTTGAATTGCTCCAGGCACGTCAGCTTATCGAAAGCAACATTGCGGAGTTTGCCGCCACCCAGGTCACCAAGCAGGACATCATGAAACTGATGGCGATCCAGGAACAGGCGCGCAACGAAAAATGTTTCCGCGACTCCGAATGGGACCTGCAATTCCACATTCAGGTCGCGTTAGCCACGCAGAACTCCGCACTGGCTGCTATCGTGGAAAAAATGTGGACACAGCGTAGTCACAACCCGTACTGGAAGAAACTGCACGAACATATTGATGCGCGTACCGTAGATAACTGGTGCGACGACCACGATCAAATCCTGAAGGCATTGATCCGCAAAGACCCGCATGCGGCAAAACTGGCGATGTGGCAGCATCTCGAAAACACGAAAATCATGCTGTTCAATGAAACCAGCGACGATTTTGAATTTAATGCCGACCGTTATCTGTTTGCCGAAAATCCGGTCGTTCATCTCGATACGGCGGCTAACGCGACAAAATAA
- the uxaC gene encoding glucuronate isomerase, with the protein MTPFMTEDFLLDTEFARRLYHDYAKDQPIFDYHCHLPPQQIAEDYRFKNLYDIWLKGDHYKWRAMRTNGVAERLCTGDASDREKFDAWAATVPHTIGNPLYHWTHLELRRPFGVTGKLLSPSTADEIWNQCNELLAQDKFSARGIMQQMNVKMVGTTDDPIDSLEHHATVAKDSSFSVKVLPSWRPDKAFNIEQATFNDYMAKLGEVSDTDIRRFTDLQSALTKRLDHFAAHGCKVSDHALDVVLFAESSDAELDSILARRLAGETLNEHEVAQFKTAVLVFLGAEYARRGWVQQYHIGALRNNNLRQFKLLGPDVGFDSINDRPMAEELSKLLSKQNEENLLPKTILYCLNPRDNEVLGTMIGNFQGEGMPGKMQFGSGWWFNDQKDGMERQMTQLAQLGLLSRFVGMLTDSRSFLSYTRHEYFRRILCQMIGRWVQAGEAPADIQLLGEMVKNICFNNARDYFAIELN; encoded by the coding sequence ATGACCCCGTTTATGACAGAAGATTTTCTACTTGATACTGAATTTGCCCGCCGTCTGTATCATGATTACGCTAAAGACCAACCTATCTTCGATTACCATTGCCATCTGCCGCCGCAGCAAATCGCCGAAGACTACCGATTCAAGAATCTGTATGACATCTGGCTGAAAGGCGACCATTACAAATGGCGCGCGATGCGCACCAACGGTGTCGCCGAGCGCCTGTGTACCGGCGACGCTTCTGACCGCGAGAAGTTTGACGCGTGGGCGGCGACGGTTCCGCATACTATCGGCAACCCGTTATACCACTGGACACACCTTGAACTGCGTCGCCCATTCGGCGTGACAGGTAAGCTGCTTTCTCCGTCGACGGCGGATGAAATCTGGAATCAGTGCAACGAACTGCTGGCGCAGGATAAATTCTCCGCGCGCGGCATCATGCAGCAGATGAATGTGAAAATGGTCGGCACGACTGACGATCCGATCGATTCGCTGGAGCATCACGCAACGGTCGCAAAAGACAGCAGCTTCTCCGTGAAAGTCTTGCCGAGCTGGCGTCCGGATAAAGCCTTCAATATTGAGCAGGCGACCTTCAACGATTACATGGCAAAACTGGGTGAAGTGTCTGACACCGACATTCGCCGTTTTACCGATCTGCAAAGCGCGCTGACCAAACGTCTGGATCACTTCGCGGCGCACGGCTGCAAAGTTTCCGACCACGCGCTGGATGTGGTGCTGTTCGCCGAGTCCAGCGACGCTGAACTGGATAGCATTCTGGCACGTCGCCTGGCGGGCGAGACGCTGAACGAACATGAAGTGGCGCAGTTCAAAACGGCTGTGCTGGTGTTCCTGGGCGCGGAATATGCGCGTCGCGGTTGGGTACAGCAGTACCATATTGGCGCCCTGCGCAATAACAACCTGCGCCAGTTCAAACTGCTGGGACCGGATGTGGGCTTTGACTCCATCAACGACCGTCCGATGGCTGAAGAGCTGTCAAAACTGCTCAGCAAGCAGAACGAAGAAAACCTGTTGCCGAAAACCATTCTCTACTGCCTGAACCCGCGCGATAACGAGGTGCTGGGCACCATGATCGGCAACTTCCAGGGGGAAGGGATGCCGGGCAAAATGCAGTTCGGTTCCGGCTGGTGGTTCAACGATCAGAAAGACGGCATGGAACGTCAGATGACGCAGCTGGCGCAATTGGGTCTGTTAAGCCGCTTTGTCGGCATGCTGACCGACAGCCGCAGCTTCCTCTCCTACACCCGTCATGAATACTTCCGCCGCATTCTGTGCCAGATGATTGGTCGTTGGGTACAGGCCGGTGAAGCGCCGGCGGATATTCAACTGCTGGGTGAGATGGTGAAAAACATTTGCTTTAACAATGCGCGTGATTACTTCGCCATTGAACTGAACTAA
- a CDS encoding DUF883 family protein, producing the protein MSKENTSEHLRAELKSLADTLEEVLNSSGDKSKEELSKLRSKAERALKESRYRLGETGDAIAKQTREAAARADDYVRENPWTGVGIGAAVGVVLGVLLTRR; encoded by the coding sequence ATGTCGAAAGAAAACACATCGGAACATCTGCGCGCTGAGTTGAAATCCCTGGCCGATACGCTGGAAGAGGTGCTGAACTCCTCTGGTGATAAATCGAAAGAAGAGTTGAGTAAGCTCCGCAGTAAAGCCGAGCGTGCGCTGAAAGAGAGCCGCTATCGCCTCGGTGAAACGGGTGATGCCATTGCCAAACAGACCCGTGAAGCCGCTGCGCGTGCTGACGACTATGTGCGCGAAAATCCGTGGACCGGCGTCGGGATTGGCGCGGCCGTGGGCGTTGTGCTGGGCGTTCTGCTGACGCGTCGTTAA
- the yqjA gene encoding DedA family general envelope maintenance protein YqjA, which produces MELLTQLLHALWAQDFETLANPSMIGMLYFVLFMILFLENGLLPAAFLPGDSLLVLVGVLIAKGAMGFPQTILLLTAAASLGCWLSYIQGRWLGNTRIVQNWLSHLPAHYHQRAHHLFHKHGLSALLIGRFIAFVRTLLPTIAGLSGLNNARFQFFNWMSGLLWVLILTSLGYLLGKTPVFLKYEDQLMSCLMLLPVVLLVFGLGGSLVVLWKKKYGNRG; this is translated from the coding sequence ATGGAACTTTTGACTCAATTACTGCATGCCCTGTGGGCGCAGGATTTTGAAACACTGGCCAATCCTTCCATGATTGGCATGCTGTATTTTGTTTTATTTATGATTCTGTTTCTGGAGAACGGGTTGCTGCCAGCCGCCTTTTTGCCTGGCGACAGTTTGCTGGTGTTAGTGGGCGTTCTGATTGCCAAAGGTGCCATGGGCTTTCCGCAAACCATTCTGTTGCTGACCGCAGCGGCAAGCCTCGGTTGCTGGCTGAGCTATATTCAGGGTCGATGGCTGGGCAATACCCGCATCGTACAAAACTGGTTATCGCACCTACCGGCCCACTATCACCAACGCGCGCACCATTTGTTCCATAAGCATGGTCTTTCCGCCCTGCTGATTGGTCGTTTTATCGCATTTGTTCGTACCTTACTGCCTACCATCGCTGGCTTATCCGGCCTGAATAATGCCCGCTTTCAATTTTTCAACTGGATGAGTGGCTTGCTGTGGGTGCTGATTTTAACCAGCCTGGGTTATCTGCTGGGGAAAACGCCGGTATTTCTGAAGTATGAAGATCAGCTGATGTCATGCCTGATGCTGTTACCCGTCGTGCTACTGGTTTTTGGCCTGGGCGGTTCACTGGTCGTCCTGTGGAAAAAGAAATACGGGAATCGAGGGTAA